The following proteins are encoded in a genomic region of Sorangiineae bacterium MSr12523:
- a CDS encoding Ppx/GppA family phosphatase, with the protein MPSFAAIDVGSNAIRLRIVEAEGPSRGAGGRVQLPLLPTDSAWREVASVRAPVRLGGEVFLSGKLAPTSIGRACAAFKEFRREMDAAKVVAYRATATSAVREAANGTTLVERARREAGIELEIIYGVEEARLIQLAVTRRLALEDRRVLLIDVGGGSTELTVLDKGQSSFSISLPLGSVRLLEAFMKDATTVSKEMTRIVQEAVDRALVEARPQLSRLAAAASPAGGPDALTLVGTGGNIETLATLCPAKERPPGEIAADVAEMRALFPKLCAMSPAERARTYGLRPDRADTIVPAAAIFLRIAESLGASYIVTPQVGLKEGILEELVDKHFQVWDVLREAENVLGACVRLGQRFQFDEAHGAHVSRLAARLFDDLRGEHQLSDRDRLLMRAAALLHDIGDFVRYDGHHKHSYYLIQNSDIMGLTPDERSIIANVARYHRKSGPDPSHPNFRDLDKESRGKVRALAAMLRIADALDREHLGKVRNVWATIDSGKGRVVLKIDGDHERELEEWTVRAKAGLFRDVFGLEIVIG; encoded by the coding sequence ATGCCCTCCTTTGCTGCCATCGATGTAGGTTCCAACGCCATCCGACTTCGCATCGTCGAAGCGGAGGGGCCTTCGCGGGGGGCGGGCGGACGGGTGCAGTTGCCTCTCCTGCCGACGGATAGCGCCTGGCGCGAGGTGGCGAGCGTGCGCGCGCCCGTGCGTCTGGGCGGCGAAGTATTCCTGAGCGGGAAACTTGCGCCTACATCGATCGGGCGGGCGTGCGCCGCCTTCAAGGAATTTCGCCGCGAAATGGATGCGGCCAAGGTCGTCGCCTACCGCGCCACGGCCACCAGCGCGGTGCGCGAGGCTGCCAATGGGACGACATTGGTGGAGCGGGCGCGGCGTGAAGCCGGCATCGAGCTGGAGATCATTTACGGTGTCGAAGAGGCGCGGCTCATCCAACTCGCCGTGACGCGCCGGCTCGCCCTGGAGGACCGGCGGGTGCTCCTCATCGACGTGGGCGGCGGCTCCACCGAGCTCACCGTGCTCGACAAGGGGCAATCGAGCTTCTCCATCTCGCTCCCGCTCGGCAGCGTGCGGCTGCTCGAGGCGTTCATGAAGGACGCGACCACGGTCAGCAAAGAGATGACCCGTATCGTGCAGGAGGCGGTCGATCGCGCGCTGGTGGAGGCGCGCCCGCAACTTTCACGGCTCGCGGCCGCAGCGTCCCCGGCGGGCGGGCCGGATGCGCTCACCCTGGTCGGAACGGGCGGCAACATCGAGACGCTCGCGACGTTGTGCCCCGCCAAAGAGCGCCCCCCCGGCGAGATCGCGGCCGACGTCGCGGAGATGCGCGCGCTGTTTCCCAAGCTTTGCGCCATGTCCCCGGCGGAGCGGGCGCGCACGTACGGGCTGCGGCCCGATCGCGCGGACACCATCGTACCGGCGGCGGCGATCTTTCTGCGCATCGCCGAGTCGCTGGGTGCAAGCTACATCGTGACGCCCCAGGTGGGCCTCAAGGAAGGCATCCTCGAGGAGCTCGTCGACAAGCATTTCCAAGTCTGGGACGTGCTGCGCGAGGCGGAAAATGTGCTCGGCGCGTGCGTGCGGCTCGGCCAGCGCTTCCAGTTCGACGAAGCCCATGGCGCGCACGTGTCTCGACTCGCGGCGCGGCTCTTCGACGACTTGCGCGGCGAGCACCAGCTGAGCGATCGGGACCGGCTCTTGATGCGCGCCGCCGCGCTGCTGCACGACATCGGCGACTTCGTGCGTTACGACGGGCACCATAAGCACAGTTACTATTTGATCCAGAACTCGGACATCATGGGCCTGACGCCCGACGAGCGGTCCATCATCGCCAACGTGGCGCGCTACCATCGCAAGAGCGGGCCCGATCCGTCCCACCCCAACTTCCGTGACCTCGACAAGGAGTCGCGGGGCAAGGTGCGGGCGCTCGCGGCCATGTTGCGCATCGCCGACGCACTCGATCGCGAGCACCTCGGGAAGGTGCGCAACGTCTGGGC
- the rpsU gene encoding 30S ribosomal protein S21, translating to MPSDAIQCKPLEVVVSDRGIERAIKMLKRKLASEGVLRELKMRRHYMKPSVKRRKKQAEAARRRRKRAKMDAAPPK from the coding sequence ATGCCGAGTGATGCGATTCAGTGCAAGCCGCTCGAAGTGGTCGTGAGTGACCGCGGTATCGAGCGCGCCATCAAGATGCTCAAGCGAAAGCTCGCTTCCGAAGGTGTGCTGCGCGAGCTCAAGATGCGCCGCCACTACATGAAGCCCAGCGTGAAGCGCCGCAAGAAGCAGGCAGAAGCTGCCCGCCGCCGTCGCAAGCGCGCCAAGATGGACGCCGCTCCGCCGAAGTAG
- a CDS encoding serine/threonine protein kinase — protein MSVHLGRYEVRAKIAEGGMATIYLGKLVGEAGFERPVALKVIKDEFCLNREFVNMFLDEAKIVSRLSHSNIVQLIELGKEGHRLFIAMELLMGQSLWSVWDACRERNIRLRYDVVSWIGARVAEGLHHAHELRDAKGEFVNLVHRDVNASNIFITYDGQVKVVDFGLAKAAGRISRTAAGIVKGKLAYMSPEQTVGRSLDRRTDVFALGATLWELTVDRRLFKGKDDVSTLTAVNEARVPDPTKLVAEYPPELWKVLRTALERDKEKRFPTALEMGKALDECSYLEGRRVTAETIAEVMEALFENERRRMAAWVAASVPGESASHSHPVRASHANHANARPAHDDKPRSSQRHPTANGVSATAEPNAANATSATNAGNVANVANVANMANVTGATPPAAKDVPPASNLKEVPATARANTKAERSLPRTIAPRRITTSAPPPGAFAPPALRKSMASTPDTGHERSERHDRHEDESSSSMMSSQVGPSTVQRAMGGDASCATFSLKFSYFDLDELAAVLVGLGAVALAIATAAAILWDP, from the coding sequence ATGTCGGTGCATCTCGGCAGATACGAGGTACGGGCCAAGATCGCCGAGGGTGGCATGGCTACGATCTACCTCGGCAAGCTCGTTGGCGAGGCTGGATTCGAACGGCCGGTCGCGCTCAAAGTGATCAAGGACGAGTTTTGTCTCAATCGAGAATTCGTGAACATGTTCCTCGACGAGGCGAAGATTGTATCTCGCCTGTCGCATTCGAATATCGTTCAGCTCATTGAGCTCGGCAAAGAGGGCCACCGCCTCTTCATTGCGATGGAGCTCCTGATGGGGCAATCGCTCTGGAGCGTTTGGGACGCCTGCCGGGAGCGGAATATTCGGTTGCGCTACGACGTCGTATCCTGGATTGGCGCTCGGGTGGCGGAAGGCCTTCATCACGCGCACGAGCTGCGTGATGCCAAAGGCGAATTCGTCAACCTCGTTCATCGCGACGTGAATGCGAGCAACATCTTCATTACGTACGACGGCCAAGTGAAAGTCGTCGATTTCGGACTGGCGAAAGCGGCCGGGAGGATTTCCCGCACCGCCGCCGGAATCGTCAAAGGCAAACTCGCGTACATGTCACCCGAGCAGACAGTAGGCCGTTCGCTCGATCGGCGTACGGATGTTTTTGCGCTCGGTGCGACGTTATGGGAACTGACGGTGGACCGGCGCCTGTTCAAAGGCAAAGACGATGTGTCCACCCTTACTGCGGTAAACGAGGCACGCGTTCCGGATCCGACGAAGCTGGTTGCCGAATACCCGCCCGAACTTTGGAAAGTGCTGCGCACGGCGCTGGAGCGCGACAAGGAGAAGCGTTTTCCCACTGCGCTGGAAATGGGAAAGGCGCTGGACGAGTGCTCCTATCTGGAAGGCCGCCGCGTGACGGCGGAAACCATCGCCGAAGTGATGGAGGCGTTGTTCGAAAATGAGCGGCGCCGCATGGCGGCGTGGGTAGCCGCAAGTGTTCCAGGCGAGAGCGCTTCTCATTCTCATCCCGTGCGCGCCAGCCATGCCAACCATGCGAATGCGCGTCCGGCACATGACGATAAGCCGCGCTCGTCCCAGCGCCATCCCACGGCAAATGGCGTCTCTGCGACAGCGGAGCCAAATGCCGCAAATGCCACCAGCGCAACGAATGCGGGAAATGTGGCAAACGTAGCCAACGTGGCAAACATGGCAAACGTGACGGGTGCGACGCCGCCCGCCGCCAAAGACGTTCCTCCTGCTTCGAATCTGAAAGAGGTTCCGGCGACAGCAAGAGCGAATACCAAAGCGGAAAGGTCACTTCCACGAACGATTGCTCCACGTCGCATCACGACGTCGGCGCCACCGCCGGGTGCGTTTGCTCCGCCCGCTTTGCGCAAGTCGATGGCCTCTACTCCCGATACGGGGCACGAACGCAGCGAGCGACACGATCGCCACGAGGACGAGTCCTCCTCTTCCATGATGAGTTCCCAGGTGGGGCCGTCTACGGTGCAGCGAGCCATGGGAGGCGACGCCTCTTGCGCAACCTTTTCGCTCAAGTTCTCCTATTTCGATCTCGACGAGCTGGCGGCGGTGCTGGTGGGCCTGGGAGCCGTGGCGTTGGCGATTGCAACGGCCGCTGCGATACTCTGGGATCCGTAA
- a CDS encoding aldehyde dehydrogenase family protein — MKSELTKREGAGKLAKAQTRDMSSSRPTNAEPALVFGRAWDYAPAPESADHVKIAPRYGLFIGGKWKAPQSGKYFATISPSTEQKLAEVADANGRDVDDAVRAARTAYDKYWSKMGGAERAKYIFRIARAIQEKARELAIVESMDGGKPIKESRDVDIPLAAAHFFYHAGWADKLAYAFQGRRVRPLGVAGQIIPWNFPLLMAAWKIAPALACGNTVVLKPAETTPLTALLLAKIIEEAELPPGVVNVVTGAGETGAALASHADVNKVAFTGSTDVGRKIQRALAGTSKRLTLELGGKAANIVFADAPIDQTIEGIVNGIYFNQGHVCCAGSRLLVEESVHDLIVKKLRDRISTLRLGDPLDKNTDVGAINSKMQLERIKELVDAGSKEGAERYSSACALPSKGYWFPPTFFTGASQSSRIAREEIFGPVLTVLTFRTPEEALEKANNSMYGLSAGIWTDKGAKIFWMAQRLKAGVVWGNTYNKFDPSSPFGGYKESGFGREGGRQGLSAYVEVG, encoded by the coding sequence ATGAAGTCCGAGCTGACGAAGCGAGAGGGAGCGGGCAAGCTCGCCAAAGCGCAGACGCGCGATATGTCGTCATCGCGCCCGACCAACGCCGAGCCGGCGCTGGTTTTCGGTCGCGCGTGGGATTATGCGCCGGCGCCAGAATCCGCCGATCACGTGAAGATCGCGCCACGGTACGGGCTTTTCATCGGCGGCAAATGGAAGGCGCCGCAGAGTGGGAAATACTTCGCCACGATTAGCCCCAGCACCGAGCAAAAGCTCGCCGAGGTCGCGGATGCCAACGGGCGCGACGTCGACGACGCGGTGCGTGCCGCCCGAACCGCCTACGACAAATACTGGTCGAAAATGGGCGGGGCCGAACGCGCGAAATACATCTTTCGCATCGCGCGCGCCATTCAGGAGAAGGCGCGCGAGCTCGCGATTGTAGAATCGATGGACGGCGGAAAGCCGATCAAGGAATCGCGCGACGTCGACATTCCCCTCGCGGCAGCGCACTTTTTCTATCACGCGGGTTGGGCCGACAAGCTTGCATATGCATTCCAAGGCCGGCGTGTGCGGCCACTTGGCGTAGCGGGGCAGATCATTCCTTGGAACTTCCCGCTGCTCATGGCCGCGTGGAAGATCGCGCCGGCGCTGGCGTGCGGCAACACCGTGGTGCTCAAGCCCGCCGAAACGACGCCACTCACCGCGCTGCTCTTGGCGAAGATCATCGAAGAAGCCGAGCTCCCGCCGGGCGTCGTCAATGTCGTAACGGGGGCAGGAGAGACCGGAGCGGCGCTGGCATCGCACGCCGACGTGAACAAAGTCGCGTTCACCGGCAGCACCGACGTCGGGCGCAAAATTCAGCGAGCCCTCGCCGGCACGTCCAAGCGACTCACCTTGGAGCTCGGCGGAAAGGCCGCGAACATCGTATTTGCCGACGCGCCCATCGATCAAACGATCGAAGGGATCGTGAATGGCATCTATTTCAATCAAGGGCACGTGTGCTGCGCGGGATCTCGCCTCCTGGTCGAGGAGAGCGTGCACGATTTGATCGTAAAAAAGCTGCGCGACCGGATTTCCACGTTGCGGCTCGGTGATCCGCTCGACAAGAACACCGACGTTGGCGCCATCAACTCGAAGATGCAGCTCGAACGCATCAAGGAATTGGTGGACGCGGGCAGCAAAGAAGGCGCCGAGCGCTATTCGTCGGCCTGTGCGTTGCCGTCGAAGGGCTATTGGTTCCCGCCGACGTTCTTCACCGGCGCGAGCCAATCGAGCCGCATCGCCCGCGAAGAGATCTTCGGACCGGTGCTGACAGTGCTGACGTTCCGCACGCCCGAAGAGGCGCTGGAGAAGGCGAACAACTCGATGTACGGCCTGTCGGCGGGCATCTGGACCGACAAGGGCGCGAAGATCTTCTGGATGGCGCAGCGCCTCAAGGCCGGCGTCGTTTGGGGAAACACGTACAACAAGTTCGATCCTTCGTCGCCGTTCGGCGGATACAAGGAAAGCGGGTTTGGTCGCGAGGGAGGCCGCCAAGGGCTCTCCGCTTACGTGGAGGTCGGGTGA
- the deoC gene encoding deoxyribose-phosphate aldolase yields MASLATKAGREAASLARPPLQDFFPLYVPGPPPVDQVAVEERASSLAKRSIKKGAKVAGLKLAIAMMDLTTLEGKDSAGKVRALCNKALRPLETDASVGPCAAICVYPNLVPVAKRALEGSTVKVASVATAFPSGQSPLDIKLQDVRRAVEFGADEIDMVIDRGAMLSGQYAKVYDEIAATKEACGAAHLKVILETGELGSYDVVRRASEIGIAAGGDFIKTSTGKVQPAATPPVTLVMLETIRDHYYATGRKIGMKPAGGVRTAKQALHYLVLVKETLGDEWLTPDLFRFGASALLNDVLMQLEKERTGNYQAAEDFSKD; encoded by the coding sequence GTGGCGAGCCTTGCTACCAAGGCGGGTAGGGAGGCGGCGTCGCTGGCCCGTCCGCCCTTGCAGGATTTCTTTCCTTTGTATGTGCCCGGGCCGCCGCCGGTCGATCAGGTGGCGGTCGAGGAGCGCGCCAGCTCCCTGGCGAAGCGGTCCATCAAGAAAGGCGCGAAGGTCGCCGGGCTCAAGCTCGCCATCGCCATGATGGATCTGACGACGCTCGAGGGCAAAGACAGCGCCGGCAAGGTGCGTGCTCTCTGCAACAAAGCGTTGCGTCCATTGGAGACCGACGCGAGCGTTGGCCCTTGTGCTGCGATATGCGTCTATCCCAACCTGGTCCCGGTCGCGAAGCGCGCACTCGAGGGCTCCACGGTGAAGGTGGCCAGTGTCGCCACGGCATTTCCGAGTGGCCAGTCCCCGCTCGACATCAAGCTTCAAGACGTGCGCCGCGCCGTGGAATTCGGCGCCGACGAAATCGATATGGTGATCGACCGCGGGGCGATGCTCTCCGGCCAATACGCCAAGGTTTACGACGAAATCGCCGCCACCAAAGAGGCGTGCGGCGCTGCGCATTTGAAAGTGATTCTCGAAACCGGCGAGTTGGGCTCGTACGACGTGGTTCGACGCGCCAGCGAAATCGGGATTGCCGCCGGTGGGGATTTCATCAAGACATCGACCGGAAAAGTTCAGCCTGCGGCGACACCCCCCGTCACCTTGGTGATGCTGGAGACGATTCGCGATCACTATTACGCCACCGGTCGCAAAATCGGGATGAAGCCCGCGGGCGGCGTGCGCACCGCCAAACAGGCGCTCCACTACTTGGTGCTGGTCAAGGAGACGCTGGGCGACGAGTGGCTCACGCCGGATCTTTTCCGTTTCGGCGCCAGCGCACTTCTCAACGACGTGTTGATGCAGCTCGAGAAAGAGCGCACTGGGAACTACCAGGCCGCGGAAGACTTCTCGAAAGATTAG